From a region of the Myroides sp. JBRI-B21084 genome:
- a CDS encoding gliding motility-associated C-terminal domain-containing protein has protein sequence MIRKILFFLLLTNISVNAQKIGTDYDCFDINITDIDVDTRFVRDAGDPDMYIVCKDKRIGVSPNFQTQYLRKTDVYEVEPIAHNPYPLDPAINGGVEINDAVPRWDDNRTSCPIKLPFKFCFFDQTFEYIHVWSNGAVTFMPNDQCSPTPRHSYLNPEVFTGPLPGGLVNPNFYNSIFGSYQHTHWDKTVYLVGSINYQVYGTAPCRKFVISFFDMPTAGVSPQNCPPPSPLQNHQIVLHELTNVIDVNIIRHDDCPATDAWEASAVIGITNANGTRSYTPPNRNVSPWSAIQESWRIAPAGVCMYRTQWNVTDTKGTVSELDNCEGELSVVIDELKDISATLIVETCDEPYMETYKIKVRPAIEINTLDLQRIVCDKDQNTYDLTSLTADIKAAQSASQAEINKLRFYYYKTEDDALNKVNDIKTLRDYPINMGENKLYIRIEYADLTECYEILEANILKVPVEVTPKESVFICDEYKLPVLTNDEFYLKMERLDENASFVVKTIPNIAEGQVINEAGYYLVYVKKTNEYGCEDVKSYLLMVQSCSYPKGISPNGDGNNDYLDLTYNNVVELKIYNRYGNMVYKHGIGYKRQWHGQDNNDKVLPSGTYFMHVITPQGVYQDWIQLMYEVK, from the coding sequence ATGATTAGAAAAATACTTTTCTTTTTGTTGTTAACTAACATAAGTGTTAATGCACAGAAAATCGGAACCGACTATGATTGTTTCGACATAAATATTACTGATATAGATGTTGATACACGTTTTGTTCGTGATGCAGGTGATCCTGATATGTATATTGTTTGTAAAGACAAAAGGATAGGTGTTTCTCCAAACTTTCAAACGCAATACCTTCGAAAAACGGATGTTTACGAAGTAGAGCCAATTGCACATAACCCTTATCCGTTAGATCCAGCTATTAATGGTGGAGTTGAAATAAATGATGCAGTTCCAAGATGGGACGATAATAGAACGTCATGTCCTATAAAATTGCCGTTTAAATTTTGTTTTTTCGACCAAACTTTTGAATATATTCACGTGTGGAGTAATGGTGCGGTTACTTTTATGCCAAATGATCAATGCTCACCTACACCACGACACTCGTATTTAAACCCCGAAGTTTTTACTGGTCCATTGCCAGGAGGTTTAGTAAATCCAAATTTTTACAATTCAATATTTGGTTCTTATCAACATACTCATTGGGATAAAACTGTTTATCTTGTTGGTAGTATCAATTACCAAGTCTATGGTACAGCACCTTGTAGAAAATTTGTAATCAGTTTCTTTGATATGCCTACGGCGGGGGTTAGTCCACAAAATTGTCCACCTCCATCGCCTTTGCAAAATCACCAAATTGTTTTACACGAATTAACAAATGTTATCGATGTAAATATCATACGTCATGATGATTGTCCTGCAACCGACGCTTGGGAAGCTTCTGCTGTAATTGGTATTACAAATGCAAACGGAACACGTTCATATACACCACCTAATAGAAATGTAAGTCCTTGGTCTGCTATTCAAGAATCATGGCGTATTGCACCAGCAGGTGTTTGCATGTACCGTACACAATGGAATGTTACCGATACAAAAGGAACCGTTTCTGAATTAGATAATTGCGAGGGTGAATTAAGCGTAGTAATAGATGAATTAAAAGATATATCAGCAACTTTAATTGTAGAAACATGTGATGAGCCCTACATGGAAACCTATAAAATAAAGGTGCGCCCTGCGATAGAGATTAATACGTTAGATTTACAGCGAATTGTTTGTGATAAAGATCAAAACACATATGATTTAACATCGTTAACAGCCGATATAAAAGCAGCACAATCTGCATCTCAAGCAGAAATTAATAAACTACGTTTTTATTATTACAAAACAGAAGACGATGCTTTAAATAAGGTAAATGATATAAAAACATTACGTGATTACCCGATTAATATGGGCGAAAACAAACTGTATATACGTATAGAATATGCAGACTTAACGGAATGTTACGAAATTTTAGAAGCAAATATTTTAAAAGTACCTGTTGAAGTAACGCCAAAAGAAAGCGTATTTATATGTGATGAATATAAATTGCCAGTTTTAACTAATGACGAGTTTTATTTAAAAATGGAACGTTTAGACGAAAATGCTTCGTTTGTAGTAAAAACAATTCCAAATATAGCAGAAGGGCAAGTAATAAACGAAGCGGGTTATTATTTAGTTTATGTTAAAAAAACAAACGAATACGGATGTGAAGATGTGAAAAGTTACTTGTTAATGGTTCAAAGCTGTAGCTACCCTAAAGGGATATCACCAAACGGCGATGGTAACAACGACTATTTAGATTTAACATACAATAATGTAGTAGAATTAAAAATATACAATCGTTATGGAAATATGGTTTACAAACATGGTATAGGCTACAAACGCCAATGGCATGGGCAAGATAATAACGATAAAGTATTACCATCGGGAACTTACTTTATGCATGTAATAACGCCACAAGGAGTATATCAAGATTGGATACAGTTAATGTACGAAGTAAAATAA
- a CDS encoding DUF3078 domain-containing protein, translating into MKKMIFASLLLASQAYYAQDNQVKTDSTWLRKGTIAILGSQSSFSQWQAGGTNNVAINGALNYDLNYKKGDWLWDNKLIASYGINKISGQEQRKTDDRLDLNSVLGKKSKGLWYYSAFLNFKTQFDTGLNPDNELERISHFMSPAYLQTGLGMLWKKNDNFKVNFAPVTARFIFVHKHFTEFTESFGVEKGKTSRFELGASVNAYYKINVMENFSVENILNLYSNYLEDPQNVDVDYQLNAVLKVNKYISTNLTFQTLYDDNAYKGFQTRHTLGVGLNYIF; encoded by the coding sequence ATGAAAAAAATGATTTTTGCAAGCCTACTTTTGGCTTCACAAGCTTATTATGCACAAGATAATCAAGTAAAAACCGATAGCACTTGGTTAAGAAAAGGTACAATTGCAATTTTAGGTAGTCAGTCTAGCTTTTCGCAATGGCAAGCAGGTGGAACAAACAATGTAGCTATTAATGGGGCGTTAAACTACGATTTAAACTACAAAAAAGGCGATTGGCTTTGGGATAACAAACTTATTGCTTCGTACGGTATCAATAAAATTAGCGGACAAGAGCAACGTAAAACCGATGACCGTTTAGACTTGAATTCAGTATTAGGTAAAAAATCAAAAGGATTATGGTATTACTCTGCGTTTTTAAATTTTAAAACCCAATTTGATACCGGTTTAAATCCTGATAATGAACTAGAACGTATTTCACATTTCATGTCGCCTGCGTATTTACAAACAGGTTTAGGTATGTTGTGGAAAAAGAACGATAACTTTAAAGTAAATTTTGCACCTGTAACCGCAAGGTTTATTTTTGTACATAAACACTTTACAGAATTTACTGAATCTTTTGGTGTAGAAAAAGGAAAAACTTCTCGTTTTGAATTGGGAGCATCGGTTAATGCATACTACAAAATTAATGTAATGGAGAATTTTTCTGTTGAAAATATTTTAAATCTTTACAGTAATTATTTAGAAGATCCGCAGAATGTTGATGTAGATTACCAATTAAACGCAGTTTTAAAAGTAAATAAATACATTTCAACAAATTTAACCTTCCAAACGCTGTATGATGATAACGCATATAAAGGTTTTCAAACACGTCATACTTTAGGTGTTGGGTTAAATTATATCTTTTAA
- the hflX gene encoding GTPase HflX, with the protein MLEKEEINYEKAILVGIITQNQSEAKLYEYLDELEFLTQTAGGEVVKRFTQKMDKPNPKTFVGTGKLEEIEIFVKEHKIDTVIFDDELTPAQQKNLSRLLDSKVLDRTNLILDIFAQRAQTSYARTQVELAQFQYLLPRLTGMWTHLERQRGGIGMRGPGETEIETDRRIVRDRIALLKDKIRTIDRQMAVQRSNRGAMVRVALVGYTNVGKSTLMNALGKSEVFVENKLFATLDTTVRKVVIKNLPFLLSDTVGFIRKLPTQLVESFKSTLDEVREADLLLHVVDISHPEFEDHIESVDQILKDIKSDDKPTIMIFNKIDAYKPAYFDEEDLMIERTSKHYSIDEWKNTWMSKVGKDLSVFISATEKQNFDELRQKVYEAVRQIHITRFPYNNFLYPEYTENDATEE; encoded by the coding sequence ATGTTAGAAAAAGAAGAAATAAATTACGAAAAAGCAATTTTGGTTGGTATAATTACCCAAAATCAATCAGAAGCTAAGTTATACGAATATCTAGATGAACTAGAGTTTTTAACACAAACGGCAGGGGGCGAAGTTGTGAAAAGATTCACGCAAAAAATGGATAAACCCAATCCTAAAACCTTTGTAGGAACAGGAAAGCTTGAAGAAATTGAAATTTTTGTTAAGGAACATAAAATTGATACGGTAATTTTTGACGATGAATTAACACCCGCACAACAAAAAAATTTATCGCGTTTGTTAGACTCGAAAGTGTTAGATAGAACCAACTTAATTCTGGATATTTTTGCACAAAGAGCACAAACATCTTATGCAAGAACACAGGTTGAATTAGCCCAATTTCAATATTTATTACCACGATTAACTGGTATGTGGACTCACTTAGAACGACAACGAGGTGGTATTGGTATGCGTGGTCCGGGTGAAACCGAAATTGAAACCGACCGCCGTATTGTTCGCGATAGAATTGCTTTGTTAAAAGATAAAATTAGAACTATTGACCGACAAATGGCCGTTCAACGCAGCAATCGTGGCGCCATGGTACGCGTTGCTTTAGTTGGTTATACCAATGTTGGAAAATCTACTTTAATGAATGCCTTAGGGAAAAGTGAGGTTTTTGTTGAAAATAAGTTATTTGCTACTTTAGACACTACCGTACGTAAAGTTGTTATTAAAAATTTACCTTTTTTACTTTCTGATACCGTTGGTTTTATAAGAAAACTACCTACTCAATTGGTTGAATCGTTTAAATCGACATTAGATGAAGTTCGTGAAGCCGATTTATTATTACATGTTGTTGATATTTCACATCCAGAATTTGAAGACCATATTGAATCGGTTGATCAAATTTTAAAGGATATTAAAAGTGATGATAAACCAACTATTATGATTTTTAATAAAATTGATGCGTACAAACCAGCTTATTTTGATGAAGAAGATTTAATGATTGAACGTACTTCTAAACATTATTCTATTGACGAGTGGAAGAACACTTGGATGAGTAAAGTAGGTAAAGATTTATCGGTTTTTATATCGGCAACTGAAAAACAAAATTTTGACGAATTACGTCAAAAAGTATACGAAGCTGTTAGGCAAATACATATTACACGATTCCCATACAACAACTTTTTGTACCCTGAATACACAGAAAATGATGCAACAGAAGAATAA
- a CDS encoding gliding motility-associated C-terminal domain-containing protein, giving the protein MFRKILFFLLLTNLSVNAQKIGPDYDCFDINITDIDVDTRFVRDAGDPDMYIVCKDKRIGVTPNFQTQYLRKTNIYEVEPIAYNPYPLDPAINGGTEANNNVSFHDERTPCPIDLPFKFCFFDQTFERIFIWGNGAVSFTQNTQCSNSDYVSALGAVFTGPIPGNVTNNNFLNSIFGSFQHTHWDRSRYNHGSINYQVYGTAPCRTFVISFYQMPASGVNAQFCPPPTPLQGHQIVLHELTNVIDVNIVRHDNCPANNPGESLGIIGIINANGTQGYAPPNRNLGNWDAIEESWRFAPAGVCMYRTQWNVTDTKGTVSELDNCEGELSVVIDELKDISATLIVETCDEPYMETYKIKVRPAIEINTLDLQRIVCDKDQNTYDLTSLTADIKAAQSASQAEINKLRFYYYKTEDDALNKVNDIKTLRDYPINMGENKLYIRIEYADLTECYEILEANILKVPVEVTPKESVFICDEYKLPVLTNDEFYLKMERLDENASFVVKTIPNIAEGQVINEAGYYLVYVKKTNEYGCEDVKSYLLMVQSCSYPKGISPNGDGNNDYLDLTYNNVVELKIYNRYGNMVYKHGIGYKRQWHGQDNNDKVLPSGTYFMHVITPQGVYQDWIQLMYEVK; this is encoded by the coding sequence ATGTTTAGAAAAATACTTTTCTTTTTGCTATTAACAAATTTAAGTGTTAATGCACAGAAAATAGGTCCAGACTATGATTGTTTTGACATTAATATAACCGATATTGATGTTGATACGCGTTTTGTTCGTGATGCGGGCGATCCCGATATGTACATTGTATGTAAAGACAAAAGAATTGGGGTTACACCTAATTTTCAAACACAATATCTTCGTAAAACAAATATCTACGAAGTAGAACCTATTGCTTACAATCCATATCCTTTAGATCCAGCTATAAACGGTGGAACCGAAGCAAATAATAATGTTTCTTTTCACGATGAAAGAACACCTTGTCCTATAGATTTACCTTTTAAGTTTTGTTTTTTTGATCAAACTTTTGAGCGTATTTTTATTTGGGGTAATGGTGCAGTGAGTTTTACTCAAAACACTCAATGTTCAAATTCAGATTATGTTTCTGCATTAGGAGCTGTTTTTACTGGTCCAATTCCAGGGAATGTAACAAATAACAACTTTCTTAATTCAATATTTGGTTCCTTTCAACACACACATTGGGATCGCTCTAGATATAACCATGGTAGTATAAACTATCAAGTGTATGGAACGGCACCATGTAGAACATTTGTTATAAGTTTCTATCAAATGCCTGCATCAGGTGTTAATGCACAATTCTGTCCCCCCCCAACTCCATTACAAGGTCATCAAATTGTATTACACGAATTAACAAATGTTATAGATGTTAATATTGTACGTCACGATAACTGTCCTGCTAATAATCCTGGTGAATCTCTTGGAATAATTGGTATCATTAACGCAAACGGTACACAAGGTTATGCGCCACCTAATAGAAACTTAGGAAACTGGGATGCTATTGAAGAATCATGGCGTTTTGCACCAGCAGGTGTTTGTATGTACCGTACACAATGGAATGTTACCGATACAAAAGGAACCGTTTCTGAATTAGATAATTGCGAGGGTGAATTAAGCGTAGTAATAGATGAATTAAAAGATATATCAGCAACTTTAATTGTAGAAACATGTGATGAGCCCTACATGGAAACCTATAAAATAAAGGTGCGCCCTGCGATAGAGATTAATACGTTAGATTTACAGCGAATTGTTTGTGATAAAGATCAAAACACATATGATTTAACATCGTTAACAGCCGATATAAAAGCAGCACAATCTGCATCTCAAGCAGAAATTAATAAACTACGTTTTTATTATTACAAAACAGAAGACGATGCTTTAAATAAGGTAAATGATATAAAAACATTACGTGATTACCCGATTAATATGGGCGAAAACAAACTGTATATACGTATAGAATATGCAGACTTAACGGAATGTTACGAAATTTTAGAAGCAAATATTTTAAAAGTACCTGTTGAAGTAACGCCAAAAGAAAGCGTATTTATATGTGATGAATATAAATTGCCAGTTTTAACTAATGACGAGTTTTATTTAAAAATGGAACGTTTAGACGAAAATGCTTCGTTTGTAGTAAAAACAATTCCAAATATAGCAGAAGGGCAAGTAATAAACGAAGCGGGTTATTATTTAGTTTATGTTAAAAAAACAAACGAATACGGATGTGAAGATGTGAAAAGTTACTTGTTAATGGTTCAAAGCTGTAGCTACCCTAAAGGGATATCACCAAACGGCGATGGTAACAACGACTATTTAGATTTAACATACAATAATGTAGTAGAATTAAAAATATACAATCGATATGGAAATATGGTTTACAAACATGGTATAGGCTACAAACGCCAATGGCATGGGCAAGATAATAACGATAAAGTATTACCATCGGGAACTTACTTTATGCATGTAATAACGCCACAAGGAGTATATCAAGATTGGATACAGTTAATGTACGAAGTAAAATAA
- a CDS encoding OmpA family protein has protein sequence MRKIYLSLLLIGSLYTAQAQNTGFISTPQERLKHADNLFKRYEFVEAVEHYKKLVRGEKTDSYVILQLAESYYHLFNTVESAKWYAKAIELNPNQDPEVYFKYAQMLKASGRYDTSNKIMKKFADLKPEDSRTIEFLKDPDYIPALRSQEALFTFEDSRINNSLFSDFGGILTTDNTLYFASARDESKKKYGWNNQPFLNVYAATYVSDEDKFIDIKPVNELNTKHHDGPTTVTADGQTMFFATEGFRSGDFKRDKKNRLKKDKVHVYRAKYNGKSWKDIEPVPFNSKDYMVSNPAVTPDGKTLYFASDMPGSVGDMDIWRVDLNEDGTYGTPENLGAIVNTEGRESFPFISEDGKLIFASNAHKGFGGLDLYMYDLSDPNAAVRNIGDPINTAKDDFHLSFYPDKGIGFVSTNRVGRDDIYKVRPVCVTEMVITVTDVKTGAIIKNAEVAILDYDKNVIETRFTDAYGIVRYDTDCNKVFALQVAAEGYEGRDVELQKWGNGKYPIDVALRPIEMIVIPEKILLGDIYFEFNKANITQQGAFELNKLVQILQRNPGMMIKIESHTDNRGSDVYNLKLSDERARSTRQYVISKGISPDRLEARGYGESQPKVDCGENCTEDQHAINRRSEFIITKK, from the coding sequence ATGAGAAAAATTTACTTATCACTCCTATTAATAGGTTCATTATATACCGCACAAGCACAAAACACAGGGTTTATAAGCACTCCGCAAGAGCGCTTAAAGCATGCTGATAATTTGTTTAAACGATACGAATTTGTTGAAGCTGTAGAGCATTACAAAAAGTTAGTACGCGGTGAAAAAACCGATAGTTACGTTATATTGCAGCTTGCAGAAAGCTATTACCATTTATTTAACACTGTAGAGTCGGCTAAATGGTATGCAAAGGCAATTGAATTAAACCCAAACCAAGATCCTGAGGTTTATTTTAAATATGCACAAATGCTAAAGGCAAGTGGTCGTTACGATACTTCGAACAAAATCATGAAGAAATTCGCCGATTTAAAACCAGAAGATTCTCGTACAATTGAATTTCTTAAAGATCCAGATTACATACCTGCTCTTAGAAGCCAAGAAGCTTTGTTTACTTTTGAAGACAGCCGTATTAACAATTCTCTTTTTTCTGATTTTGGTGGTATTTTAACAACCGATAATACCCTTTATTTTGCATCGGCACGTGACGAATCTAAAAAGAAATATGGCTGGAATAATCAACCTTTTTTGAATGTTTATGCAGCAACTTATGTTTCTGATGAAGATAAATTCATAGACATTAAGCCAGTTAATGAACTAAATACAAAACATCACGACGGGCCAACAACAGTTACTGCAGATGGGCAAACTATGTTTTTTGCAACAGAAGGTTTCCGTAGCGGTGATTTTAAAAGAGATAAGAAAAACCGTTTGAAAAAAGATAAGGTACATGTTTACCGTGCTAAATACAACGGAAAAAGCTGGAAAGATATTGAACCAGTACCTTTCAACTCAAAAGATTACATGGTAAGTAACCCAGCTGTTACACCAGATGGTAAAACATTGTATTTTGCATCTGATATGCCAGGTTCTGTAGGTGATATGGATATTTGGAGAGTTGATTTAAATGAAGACGGAACTTACGGAACACCTGAAAACTTAGGTGCTATAGTAAATACCGAAGGTCGCGAATCGTTTCCTTTTATATCTGAAGACGGAAAGTTAATATTTGCTTCAAATGCTCATAAAGGTTTTGGTGGTTTAGATTTGTATATGTACGATTTAAGTGATCCTAACGCTGCAGTTCGCAATATTGGTGACCCTATTAACACAGCAAAAGACGATTTTCACTTATCATTCTACCCTGATAAAGGTATTGGTTTTGTGTCAACAAACCGTGTAGGGCGTGATGATATTTACAAAGTTCGTCCGGTTTGTGTTACCGAAATGGTAATTACAGTAACAGATGTAAAAACAGGTGCTATTATTAAAAATGCAGAAGTAGCAATCTTAGATTACGATAAAAATGTTATTGAAACACGCTTTACCGATGCTTACGGAATTGTACGCTACGATACCGACTGTAACAAAGTTTTTGCTTTACAAGTAGCTGCAGAAGGTTACGAAGGTAGAGATGTTGAGTTACAAAAATGGGGTAATGGTAAATACCCAATTGACGTAGCTTTACGACCAATTGAAATGATTGTAATTCCAGAGAAGATTTTATTAGGCGATATTTATTTTGAATTTAACAAAGCTAATATTACGCAACAAGGTGCGTTTGAGTTAAATAAATTAGTTCAAATTTTACAACGTAACCCAGGAATGATGATTAAGATTGAATCACATACCGATAATAGAGGAAGTGATGTTTACAACTTAAAACTATCTGATGAGCGTGCTCGTTCAACAAGACAATATGTTATTTCTAAAGGAATAAGCCCTGATCGTTTAGAAGCTCGTGGTTACGGTGAAAGCCAACCAAAAGTTGATTGTGGTGAAAATTGTACTGAAGATCAACATGCAATTAACCGCCGTTCAGAGTTTATTATTACTAAAAAATAA
- a CDS encoding PorP/SprF family type IX secretion system membrane protein → MKINKSIVAVVCILLGSLKGFAQQDPHYTQYMYNQSVFNPAYAGINDYLSTGVLYRTQWVGITDAPKTATAFLHTPVAKNVGVGLSYINDQIGPVSENNVFADVSYTVRLGQGHSLALGVKGGVTMQEIGFFSDINGTLPNKSDIVFAEDSSSTQFNFGAGLFYFTNKYYAGFSMPNFMKNTYVEKNNRKFGTDVAHMFLTGGYVFDLNREWKIKPSTMLKMATESPVSVDLSVNAMYDEKLEFGVTYRLQDAIGAMVNYRVTPKIRVGYAYDQTTSRLDFTSKGSHEVFLLFDVFYKKKVYSSPRFF, encoded by the coding sequence ATGAAAATAAATAAGAGTATAGTTGCAGTAGTTTGTATTCTACTAGGAAGTTTAAAGGGGTTTGCCCAACAAGACCCGCATTATACGCAGTATATGTACAACCAAAGTGTATTTAACCCAGCATATGCAGGTATTAATGATTACTTGTCTACTGGTGTTTTGTACAGAACACAATGGGTTGGTATAACCGATGCACCTAAAACAGCAACAGCATTTTTACATACGCCTGTAGCAAAAAATGTTGGGGTAGGTTTATCGTATATCAACGATCAAATTGGTCCAGTAAGTGAAAATAATGTATTTGCAGATGTATCTTATACTGTTAGATTAGGGCAAGGTCACAGTTTAGCACTTGGTGTTAAGGGTGGGGTAACAATGCAAGAAATTGGATTTTTTAGCGATATTAACGGTACTTTACCTAACAAAAGCGATATTGTTTTTGCTGAAGATAGCAGCTCTACACAATTTAACTTTGGTGCAGGTTTGTTTTATTTTACAAACAAATACTACGCAGGTTTTAGTATGCCGAATTTTATGAAAAATACCTATGTAGAGAAGAATAATCGTAAATTTGGTACCGATGTAGCCCATATGTTTTTGACAGGTGGATATGTTTTCGATTTAAACAGAGAATGGAAAATTAAACCTTCAACCATGTTAAAAATGGCAACTGAATCACCAGTTTCAGTAGATTTATCTGTTAACGCAATGTACGATGAAAAATTAGAATTTGGTGTAACTTACCGTTTACAAGATGCAATTGGTGCAATGGTAAATTATAGAGTAACACCAAAAATTAGAGTTGGATATGCGTATGATCAAACAACGTCTAGATTAGATTTCACATCAAAAGGTTCACACGAGGTGTTTTTATTATTTGATGTTTTCTACAAGAAAAAAGTATACAGTTCACCACGTTTCTTCTAA